The following is a genomic window from Pantoea vagans.
CAACTTGTTTTGTGTCTGTTTTACAAACAACGAACGTTCTGGCTGCACCGAGAGCCTGGCTATTTAAGCCTCTCTGTTTAAGCCAGTCATCAAGTACAGCCTCACCACTGATGAACTCAGCCAGTTGATGGGTACTGGATAACGGTTCTGGTGCTGCTACAGGTCCCACTGAGGTTTCCTCGCCAGGAGTTTATCAATGGCAGCAGCATCCGAAACGGGTGCATCAAGCATATCGATAAACTCGGCATACTGCTCATCGTTAAAATTAAATACCCGACGATCGAGGATCACATTCTCGGCAGCCTGGCATGCCACTTCCAGGATGAAGTCTGTGCGTGATTTATGGAGAATCTCTGCTGCAGCATCAATGAGTGCTCTTTGAGAATCCTTAGCTCTGAGGTTGAGCTGAACATCTGATTTCATGTGTATGCTCCTTGTATAGCAATTGCTTTACAAGCATAACATAAGCAATATGTATAGCAAATGCTATACAAAGTCACCGAAGGTTTCCTGCATGTTATTTATGGCCCGCTAACTAAGTTTCACCAGCCCAATCGTTTTCTCAATCACGATTAAAATCAGCACTGCGAAGATAATAAAGACCACCGAAATAGCATTCACTGTAGGATCAAAGGTCTGATCGACATAGTTAAAGACACGAACCGGTACGGTAATAGTGTCTGGTGCGCTGAGAAACAGGCTTACTGAGACTTCACCAAATGAGGTTACCGCTGCAAATACTGCACCGGCCAGAATACCGGGTTTTATCAGCGGCAGCGTCACGTGACGAAACGTATACCAACGCCCGGCGCCTAAACTCATCGATACCGCTTCGAGACGCTTATCCATCGCCGCCAGACTCACACTGACTGTGCGCACCACATAGGGCAGCGCCACCACGACATGGCCAATCACCAGCCCGCTAATCATTCCGGCGATGCCCGCCGCCGTCAGGAGATAGAGCATCGCAATACCCAGCACCACTTGCGGAATCATCAGCGGCGACAGAATAAAAGCCTGTAAGGCTTCGCGATAACGGAATTCCAGCCGTGCCAGCGACCAAGCGGCAAAGGTACCGAGCACCACTGTAAGGGGGGTGACGATTACCAGCAGTAAGGCGCTGATCCAAAGCGATGCGACCCAGCCGTCATCCTGCAGCAGCGCGCTAAACCAGTGCAGCGAAAATCCCTTCGGTGGAAACTGCGGATAAGGTTCCGGACTAAATGCCGAGAGCACAATCACCAGCACCGGCAGTGCTAAAAAGGCGTAAATTATAACACCCGCAAGTGTCACGCCGAACTGCGTCAGGCGCTGCGAAAGACTGTGATAGTTATCCATGATTTTTCTTCTCCCAGTGTTTCAGAAACATCCCCGCAATCCCT
Proteins encoded in this region:
- a CDS encoding DUF1778 domain-containing protein; amino-acid sequence: MKSDVQLNLRAKDSQRALIDAAAEILHKSRTDFILEVACQAAENVILDRRVFNFNDEQYAEFIDMLDAPVSDAAAIDKLLARKPQWDL
- a CDS encoding ABC transporter permease, yielding MDNYHSLSQRLTQFGVTLAGVIIYAFLALPVLVIVLSAFSPEPYPQFPPKGFSLHWFSALLQDDGWVASLWISALLLVIVTPLTVVLGTFAAWSLARLEFRYREALQAFILSPLMIPQVVLGIAMLYLLTAAGIAGMISGLVIGHVVVALPYVVRTVSVSLAAMDKRLEAVSMSLGAGRWYTFRHVTLPLIKPGILAGAVFAAVTSFGEVSVSLFLSAPDTITVPVRVFNYVDQTFDPTVNAISVVFIIFAVLILIVIEKTIGLVKLS